The Rhodopseudomonas palustris genome window below encodes:
- a CDS encoding aminopeptidase P family protein, translating to MFESHFQSFEEPESGVALTARLSAFREELLRRKLTGFAIPRADQQQNEYVPPSDERLAWLTGFTGSAGLAYVLIDQAALFVDGRYTLQAAKQVDGNAWCIESLVEPPPERWLETHLKAGDRLGFDPWLHTSSAVERMQAACAKAGAELVAVDGNPVDAVWSERPAPPLGPVTVHGVEFAGESEASKLGRINEELARLKADALVLSDSHAVAWTFNIRGADVSHTPLPLSYALLPKDGRPTIFIDGRKLSNSVRDHLEQTAEVAEPAELAPMLRELAKTGATIALDSATAADALTRLIKEAGGKPLRGADPVALLKAVKNQAEIDGTRAAHRRDAVALARFLAFIDAEAPKGTLTEIDAVEALETFRRDTGALKDVSFPTISGTGPNGAIVHYRVTRKSNRRIQPGDLLLIDSGAQYQDGTTDVTRTIAVGEPTAEMRDRFTRVLRGHLAIARAVFPNGTTGAQLDTLARQFLWQAGIDFEHGTGHGVGSYLSVHEGPARISKLGTTPLKRGMILSNEPGYYKTDGFGIRIENLELVVEKQIDGAEKPMNGFEALTLAPIDRRLIEVEMLSTEERSWLDAYHTRVRETVRPHLDGPTQLWLDQATAPLGA from the coding sequence ATGTTCGAGTCGCATTTCCAGAGCTTCGAGGAGCCCGAGAGCGGCGTCGCACTCACCGCGCGGCTATCGGCGTTTCGCGAAGAGCTGCTGCGGCGCAAGCTCACCGGATTTGCGATTCCCCGCGCCGATCAGCAACAAAACGAATATGTGCCGCCGTCCGACGAGCGGCTGGCGTGGCTCACCGGCTTCACCGGATCGGCGGGGCTGGCGTATGTGCTGATCGATCAGGCCGCGTTGTTCGTCGACGGCCGCTACACCTTGCAGGCCGCCAAACAGGTCGACGGCAATGCGTGGTGCATCGAGTCGCTAGTCGAACCGCCGCCGGAGCGCTGGCTGGAGACGCATCTGAAAGCCGGTGATCGCCTCGGATTTGATCCGTGGCTGCACACTTCTTCGGCAGTCGAACGGATGCAGGCCGCCTGCGCCAAAGCCGGCGCCGAGCTGGTTGCGGTCGACGGCAATCCGGTCGATGCGGTGTGGAGCGAACGCCCCGCGCCGCCGCTCGGACCGGTCACCGTCCACGGCGTGGAATTCGCCGGCGAGAGCGAGGCCAGCAAGCTCGGGCGCATCAACGAGGAGCTGGCCCGGCTGAAGGCCGATGCGCTGGTGCTGTCGGATTCCCACGCCGTCGCCTGGACCTTCAACATCCGCGGCGCCGACGTCTCGCACACGCCGCTGCCGCTGTCCTACGCGCTGCTGCCGAAGGATGGCCGCCCCACCATCTTCATCGACGGCCGCAAACTGTCGAACAGCGTGCGCGACCATCTCGAACAGACCGCCGAGGTCGCCGAGCCGGCCGAGCTGGCGCCGATGCTCCGCGAGCTGGCCAAGACCGGCGCCACCATCGCGCTCGACAGCGCCACCGCGGCCGATGCGCTGACCCGGCTGATCAAGGAGGCCGGCGGCAAGCCGCTGCGCGGCGCCGATCCGGTCGCGCTGCTCAAGGCGGTGAAGAACCAGGCCGAGATCGACGGCACCCGCGCCGCGCATCGCCGCGACGCGGTGGCGCTGGCGCGCTTCCTCGCCTTCATCGATGCCGAAGCGCCGAAGGGCACGCTGACCGAGATCGATGCGGTCGAAGCGCTCGAGACCTTCCGCCGCGACACCGGCGCACTCAAGGACGTGTCGTTCCCGACCATCTCCGGCACCGGACCGAACGGCGCGATCGTGCATTATCGCGTCACCCGCAAGAGCAACCGCCGCATCCAGCCCGGCGACCTCTTACTGATCGATAGCGGCGCGCAGTATCAGGACGGCACCACCGACGTCACCCGCACCATCGCGGTCGGCGAGCCGACCGCGGAGATGCGCGACCGCTTCACCCGCGTGCTGCGCGGCCACCTCGCGATCGCCCGCGCGGTGTTTCCCAACGGCACCACCGGCGCGCAGCTCGACACGCTGGCGCGGCAGTTCCTATGGCAGGCCGGGATCGATTTCGAGCACGGCACCGGCCACGGCGTCGGCAGCTATCTGTCGGTGCACGAAGGCCCGGCGCGGATCTCCAAGCTCGGCACCACGCCTCTGAAGCGCGGCATGATCCTGTCCAACGAGCCCGGCTACTACAAGACCGACGGCTTCGGCATCCGGATCGAGAACCTCGAACTGGTGGTCGAGAAACAGATCGATGGCGCCGAGAAGCCGATGAACGGTTTCGAGGCCCTGACGCTGGCGCCGATCGACCGCCGCCTGATCGAGGTCGAGATGCTCAGTACCGAGGAACGATCCTGGCTCGACGCCTACCACACCCGCGTCCGCGAAACCGTCCGCCCCCACCTCGACGGCCCCACCCAACTCTGGCTCGATCAGGCGACCGCGCCGCTGGGAGCCTGA
- a CDS encoding phytoene desaturase family protein, with amino-acid sequence MSDPDVLIIGAGHNGLTCAAYLARAGLKVKVVERRSVVGGAAVTQEFHPGFRNSVAAYTVSLLNPKVIADLKLHDHGLRIVERKAQNFLPAPDGQYLLTGSNFTAASLARLSPHDAAAFGGFAAELEIIADVLRHFVLRAPPNLVAQFGLPAIRESLNALGTANRLRALTMEQQRLLLDLFTCSAGEMLDARFEHDLVKALFGFDAIVGNYASPYAAGSAYVMLHHAFGEVNGKKGVWGHAIGGMGAISQAMAAAARAAGAEIETSAGVREVLVEKDRVVGVSLDDGRSVRARFVASNVNPKLLYTRLLPQDALPDDVRRRMQHWKTGSGTFRMNVALSQLPSFTALPGEGDHLTAGIIIAPSLGYMDRAYQDARTHGWSREPVVEMLIPSTLDDSLAPNGQHVASLFCQHVAPELPDGASWDDHRDEVADLMIATVDRYAPGFAASVLGRQILSPLDLEREFGLVGGDIFHGALSLNQLFSARPLLGHADYRGPLKGLYHCGSGAHPGGGVTGAPGHNAAAAILNDHRNLFASRG; translated from the coding sequence ATGTCCGATCCCGACGTTCTGATCATCGGTGCCGGTCACAACGGCCTCACTTGCGCGGCGTATTTGGCGCGCGCGGGATTGAAGGTGAAGGTGGTGGAGCGCCGCAGCGTGGTCGGCGGCGCCGCGGTGACGCAGGAGTTTCATCCCGGCTTTCGTAACTCGGTTGCGGCCTACACGGTCAGCCTGCTCAATCCGAAAGTGATCGCCGACCTCAAGCTGCACGATCACGGGCTCAGAATCGTCGAGCGCAAGGCGCAGAACTTCTTGCCCGCGCCGGACGGCCAATATCTGCTCACCGGCAGCAACTTCACCGCCGCCTCGCTGGCGCGGCTCAGCCCGCATGATGCCGCAGCGTTCGGCGGGTTCGCGGCCGAGCTCGAAATCATCGCCGATGTGCTGCGGCACTTTGTGCTGCGCGCCCCGCCCAATCTGGTGGCGCAGTTCGGCTTGCCGGCGATCCGCGAGAGCCTCAACGCGCTCGGAACCGCCAACCGGCTGCGGGCTCTCACCATGGAGCAGCAGCGGCTGCTGCTCGATCTGTTCACCTGCTCGGCCGGCGAGATGCTCGACGCCCGGTTCGAGCATGATCTGGTCAAGGCGCTGTTCGGCTTCGACGCCATCGTCGGCAACTACGCCAGTCCGTATGCGGCCGGCTCGGCCTATGTGATGCTGCATCACGCGTTCGGCGAGGTGAACGGCAAGAAGGGCGTCTGGGGTCACGCGATCGGCGGCATGGGCGCGATCAGCCAGGCGATGGCCGCGGCTGCGCGGGCCGCTGGCGCGGAGATCGAGACCTCCGCCGGCGTGCGCGAGGTGCTGGTCGAGAAGGATCGCGTGGTGGGCGTCAGCCTGGACGACGGCCGCAGCGTGCGGGCGCGGTTTGTGGCGTCCAACGTCAATCCGAAGCTGCTGTACACCCGCCTGCTGCCGCAGGATGCCCTGCCCGACGACGTCCGCCGACGGATGCAGCACTGGAAGACCGGCTCAGGCACGTTCCGGATGAATGTCGCGCTGTCACAGCTGCCGTCGTTCACTGCGCTGCCCGGCGAAGGCGACCACCTCACCGCCGGCATCATCATCGCGCCGAGCCTCGGCTACATGGACCGCGCCTATCAGGACGCCCGCACCCACGGCTGGAGCCGCGAGCCAGTGGTCGAGATGCTGATCCCGTCGACGCTCGACGACAGCCTGGCGCCGAACGGGCAACACGTCGCCAGCCTGTTCTGCCAGCACGTGGCTCCCGAGCTGCCGGACGGCGCCTCCTGGGACGACCATCGCGACGAGGTTGCCGACCTGATGATCGCGACTGTCGACCGCTACGCGCCGGGCTTTGCCGCCAGCGTGCTCGGCCGCCAGATCCTGTCGCCGCTCGATCTCGAACGCGAGTTCGGCCTCGTCGGCGGCGACATCTTCCACGGCGCGCTCAGCCTGAACCAGTTGTTCTCGGCGCGCCCGCTGCTGGGCCACGCCGACTATCGCGGTCCCCTAAAGGGCCTCTATCACTGCGGCAGCGGCGCCCACCCCGGCGGCGGCGTCACCGGCGCCCCCGGCCATAATGCGGCCGCCGCGATCCTCAACGACCACCGCAACTTGTTTGCAAGCCGTGGATAA
- a CDS encoding 50S ribosomal protein L11 methyltransferase has translation MTDPAPTVRASFVLGDEATARRVTDLLGECFDEAEMAIAAFERPDRSWEVALHFGEQPNLDHIRELVAQAAGPEAAQAISLETVAAKDWVAASLEGLVPVPAGRFVVHGSHDRDRVPANKLGIEIEAALAFGTGHHGTTRGCLTLLDLVLRAGPPQRVLDLGTGTGVLAIAAAKALRHTVLATDIDKQSVAVARENARLNGVGNLVQAEWATGFASPVFAAHAPFDLVLANILANPLRALAQPMSEHLAPGALVILSGLLQPQAQSVIAAYRARGCVLLRQLVIEGWSSLLLVKTF, from the coding sequence ATGACTGATCCCGCCCCCACCGTCCGCGCCAGCTTCGTGCTCGGCGACGAGGCCACCGCCCGCCGCGTCACCGACCTGCTCGGCGAGTGCTTCGACGAGGCCGAGATGGCGATCGCAGCGTTCGAGCGGCCAGACCGCAGCTGGGAAGTGGCGCTGCATTTCGGCGAGCAGCCGAACCTCGACCATATCCGCGAGCTGGTGGCGCAGGCCGCCGGCCCCGAGGCCGCGCAGGCGATCAGCCTCGAAACCGTCGCCGCCAAGGATTGGGTCGCAGCGAGCCTGGAAGGGCTGGTGCCGGTCCCGGCCGGCCGCTTCGTCGTCCATGGCAGCCACGACCGCGACCGTGTCCCGGCCAACAAGCTCGGCATCGAGATCGAAGCGGCGCTGGCGTTCGGCACCGGTCATCATGGCACCACCCGCGGCTGCCTGACCCTGCTCGATCTGGTGTTGCGCGCCGGCCCGCCGCAGCGCGTGCTCGACCTCGGCACCGGCACCGGCGTGCTGGCGATCGCCGCCGCCAAGGCGCTGCGCCACACCGTGCTCGCCACCGACATCGACAAGCAGTCGGTCGCGGTCGCGCGCGAGAACGCGCGGCTCAACGGCGTCGGCAATCTGGTTCAGGCCGAATGGGCAACCGGCTTCGCCTCGCCGGTGTTCGCCGCCCATGCGCCGTTCGATCTGGTGCTGGCGAACATCCTCGCCAACCCGCTGCGGGCGCTGGCCCAGCCGATGAGCGAGCACCTGGCGCCGGGCGCCCTGGTGATCCTGTCGGGGCTGCTGCAGCCGCAGGCGCAGAGCGTGATCGCGGCGTATCGGGCGCGCGGCTGCGTGCTGCTGAGGCAACTGGTGATCGAAGGCTGGAGCAGCCTGCTGCTGGTGAAGACGTTCTGA
- a CDS encoding spermidine synthase: MTEPTLAASPNSPARNRQILIVFTTAIFVSALLLFSVQPLFTKMVLPRLGGSPAVWSVAMVFFQSLLLAGYAYAHGLSRFADRRVPVVVHLLVLVGALLTLPLAIAGGWGTPPASGYELWLLGLFAVSIGLPFFALAANNPLLQAWFVRTGHPDGRDPYFLYAASNIGSFLALLSYPVLLEPLLTLRLQNLMWTAGYGVLILLIAACGLLLLRAPAAAAADVIADDQDVPAPSWLTVGRWVFLAAVPSGLLIAVTAHISTDVAAAPLLWVLPLSLYLLTWVLVFQSRPLLPHKWMLALQPIAIAVIVVLLAYSASEHNLLLTLGGHLVCFFIIAMACHGELARTRPPARYLTGFYVALSFGGMVGGLFAGLLAPYTFSWIAEYPILLALAVLCRPQTPEWRPQWSVAIWLLIAAPAVVLITSAFTTGKLHEWFATNRVLVIGDVVGLGVVLAVVLRAAPAKLLATVVLALVLIRLYPADEGRIETVRSFFGVHKIQVTADGRFHVLLHGTTIHGAERVLNDDGTPVTGRPEPISYYHKDGGIGQAITAMRERKGGPIRVAVIGLGSGTLTCAAAPDEHWRFFEIDQSMIDTARDPKYFSFVSKCAPDLQPVVGDARLTFAHEPDGAYDLIIVDAYSSDAIPIHLATREAMAIYKAKLAPQGAVLMHVSNRHLELASVAVGIADANGLKSWVASQDAGRDAEYIFATSVVISAREAADIGWLAANDDWTLTAPRDGDRVWTDDYSNVLGAVWRRLRDGED, from the coding sequence ATGACCGAACCGACCCTCGCCGCGAGCCCGAACAGCCCGGCGCGCAACCGGCAGATCCTGATCGTTTTTACCACCGCGATCTTCGTCAGCGCGCTGCTGCTGTTTTCGGTGCAGCCGCTGTTCACCAAAATGGTGCTGCCGCGGCTCGGCGGCTCGCCGGCGGTATGGTCGGTGGCGATGGTGTTCTTCCAGTCGCTGCTGCTGGCCGGCTACGCCTATGCGCACGGGCTGAGCCGGTTTGCCGATCGCCGCGTGCCGGTCGTGGTGCACCTGCTCGTGCTGGTCGGCGCGCTGCTGACACTGCCGCTGGCGATCGCCGGCGGATGGGGCACGCCGCCGGCGAGCGGCTATGAGCTGTGGCTGCTCGGCTTGTTCGCGGTGTCGATCGGCCTGCCGTTCTTCGCGCTCGCCGCCAACAATCCGCTGCTGCAGGCGTGGTTCGTCCGCACCGGCCATCCCGACGGCCGCGATCCGTACTTCCTCTATGCGGCCTCCAACATCGGCAGCTTCCTGGCGCTATTGTCCTATCCGGTGCTGCTCGAGCCGCTGCTGACACTGCGGCTGCAGAATCTGATGTGGACCGCCGGCTATGGTGTGCTGATCCTGCTGATCGCCGCCTGTGGCTTGCTGCTGCTGCGCGCACCGGCCGCTGCTGCGGCCGACGTGATTGCCGACGATCAGGACGTCCCGGCGCCGTCGTGGTTGACGGTGGGGCGCTGGGTGTTCCTCGCCGCGGTGCCGTCCGGGCTGCTGATCGCCGTTACGGCGCACATCTCGACCGACGTCGCCGCCGCACCGCTGCTGTGGGTGCTACCGCTGTCACTGTACCTGCTCACCTGGGTGCTGGTGTTCCAGTCGCGACCGCTGCTTCCGCACAAATGGATGCTGGCGCTGCAGCCGATCGCGATCGCGGTGATCGTGGTGCTGCTGGCCTATTCGGCGTCCGAGCACAATCTGCTGCTGACGCTCGGCGGACACCTGGTGTGCTTCTTCATCATCGCGATGGCCTGCCATGGCGAGCTGGCGCGGACCCGGCCGCCGGCGCGATATCTCACCGGCTTCTACGTGGCGCTGTCGTTCGGCGGCATGGTCGGCGGCCTGTTTGCCGGGCTGCTGGCGCCGTACACCTTCTCCTGGATCGCCGAATACCCGATCTTGCTGGCTTTGGCGGTGCTGTGCCGGCCGCAGACGCCGGAATGGCGACCGCAATGGTCGGTGGCGATCTGGCTGCTGATCGCCGCGCCGGCGGTGGTGCTGATCACCTCGGCGTTCACCACCGGCAAGCTGCACGAATGGTTCGCCACCAACCGGGTGCTGGTGATCGGCGATGTCGTCGGGCTCGGGGTGGTCCTCGCGGTGGTGCTGCGCGCAGCCCCGGCCAAGCTGCTCGCCACCGTCGTGCTGGCGCTGGTCTTGATCCGGCTGTATCCGGCCGACGAGGGGCGGATCGAAACGGTGCGCAGCTTCTTCGGCGTGCACAAGATCCAGGTGACGGCGGATGGCCGCTTCCATGTGCTGCTGCACGGCACCACGATCCACGGCGCCGAACGCGTGCTCAACGACGATGGCACGCCGGTCACCGGCCGGCCCGAGCCGATCTCGTACTACCACAAGGACGGCGGCATCGGGCAGGCGATCACCGCGATGCGCGAGCGTAAGGGCGGCCCGATCCGCGTTGCCGTAATCGGGCTCGGCTCTGGCACGCTGACCTGCGCGGCGGCGCCGGACGAGCATTGGCGGTTCTTCGAGATCGATCAGTCGATGATCGATACCGCGCGCGATCCGAAATATTTCAGCTTCGTCAGCAAATGCGCGCCGGATCTGCAGCCCGTGGTCGGCGACGCGCGGTTGACCTTCGCGCACGAGCCGGACGGCGCCTACGACCTGATCATCGTCGATGCCTATTCGTCGGACGCGATCCCGATCCATCTCGCCACTCGCGAGGCGATGGCGATCTACAAGGCGAAGCTGGCGCCACAGGGCGCCGTGCTGATGCACGTCTCCAACCGCCATCTCGAACTGGCGAGCGTGGCCGTCGGCATCGCCGATGCCAACGGGCTGAAGAGCTGGGTTGCGTCGCAGGATGCCGGGCGCGACGCCGAATACATCTTCGCCACCTCGGTGGTGATCTCGGCCCGCGAGGCGGCGGACATCGGCTGGCTCGCCGCCAATGACGATTGGACCCTGACCGCGCCGCGCGACGGCGACCGGGTGTGGACCGACGACTACTCCAACGTGCTCGGCGCGGTGTGGCGCCGGCTGCGCGACGGCGAGGATTAG
- a CDS encoding L,D-transpeptidase: MRSYLVSLTGLILLAVSSTAQAKVAITVDKDNQQLTVAVDGVERYRWPVSTGNPSHETPNGKFQTFRMESDHYSKEFDDAPMPHSIFFTKQGHAIHGTDAAGKLGVPVSHGCVRLSRDNAATLYALVEKEGVLNTTVTLTGSSQVALARLKSKGGNAIARAEPLPSPTYDANGQPIDLVPSRPRAVRPQVTDDGYIYPADGSYADRRYPAPPGYRRVAPPQYGYVENDSYAQDYAPRRYYQPRGYYDGGYGGYSAY; this comes from the coding sequence ATGCGTTCGTATCTCGTATCTCTGACCGGCCTGATCCTGCTGGCGGTCTCGAGCACCGCTCAGGCGAAAGTCGCCATTACCGTCGACAAGGACAATCAGCAGCTCACCGTCGCGGTCGACGGCGTCGAGCGATACCGCTGGCCGGTGTCGACCGGCAATCCGTCGCACGAAACGCCGAACGGCAAATTCCAGACCTTCCGGATGGAATCCGACCATTATTCGAAGGAGTTCGACGATGCGCCGATGCCGCATTCGATCTTCTTCACCAAGCAGGGCCACGCCATCCACGGCACCGACGCGGCCGGCAAGCTCGGCGTGCCGGTGTCACACGGCTGCGTGCGGCTGTCCCGCGACAACGCCGCGACGTTGTACGCCCTGGTCGAGAAGGAAGGCGTGCTCAACACCACGGTGACGCTGACCGGCTCGTCGCAGGTCGCGCTGGCGCGGCTGAAGAGCAAGGGCGGCAATGCCATCGCCCGCGCCGAACCGCTGCCGTCTCCGACCTATGATGCCAACGGCCAGCCGATCGATCTGGTGCCGAGCCGGCCGCGCGCGGTGCGCCCGCAGGTCACCGATGACGGCTACATCTATCCGGCCGACGGCAGCTACGCTGACCGCCGCTACCCGGCCCCTCCCGGCTATCGCCGCGTCGCGCCGCCGCAATACGGCTACGTCGAGAACGACTCCTACGCCCAGGATTACGCGCCGCGACGTTATTATCAGCCGCGCGGCTATTATGACGGCGGCTATGGCGGCTACTCGGCGTACTGA